cGTCTGTAGCAGCAGTGGGGACTGTTTGCCTAAAATTTCACATTCTCTTTATCCTACTTATTaaaggtggattttttttttttaatttgcatgcGTCTCCCCCCTATTGTTCGAACAAGTGATGACGCcattgttttctattttttttcattccctGCTGTGTCGTGGTAAAAGGGTAGAGGTGATTGAATGAGACGTTTAAGTGCTTGTGATTCTGTTGTTAATAATGGAAATGCAGGTGGTAATTAGAAAAAGTGTAATAACTCATTTGATTCTTCCTGCCCTATTTTCTAGGATTCCTTTCTCCAGCGTAACCACAAGCACGATTGAGTGTCATCCATTTGTCAGTGTCATATGATAGACAGCAGACCCCACAAGTGTGTTCACATACCCCAAGACACTCATGCAaaaaggcacacacatacacatatacacacaaacacacaaacacacacacacacatgcaggcactGGGACCAGTTAGGAGCTGATGGCGATGAGTCAGGCTTAGAGAAATGCTACAGAGAGCTTAGCTAATGCATTTTATGGagctccctttttcttttcattctcactccatctttttttttctatatctctcgctctttctgctgccgccccccccctctctctctctttgtcctaGAAGCCGAGCCAAAAGTCATAGCTCTTTACTGACAGAGAGGTTTTTCCAGTTATTTTTCACAGCGTGTCCCCTGTGCCCTAGCTGGGATAGCTTGCCTCATGGCGGTAACGTGCTCCCTCGGCCGTGCTACATGAGAGCCTCTTCCACTCATGCATTGTTGTGCAGCTGGActtgctcagtgtgtgtgtgtgtgtgtgtgtgtgcgtgtgtgtctacGATTGAGTTGTTGGAGATACCTGATCCCTTTTATTGTTCATTTGACCCGCATCCCAGGAGGCATGAGGGTCAGGGTGGAGTACCTAGATATCTTGTACAGGTGTTTAGTGTGTACGtgagagaaaaggaagacagggagagggaaaagagataaataaagttagaagtgaaagagaaaatagTTGTTCATTTATGTGGCCTGTGTGTGAGTACATGGCGCTTGATCCCCACACACTTTTTCAACAAACACATTAAGGAGCACTGTTTCTTTAAATCCTCTCCAGGGTTGTCAGGCATTTCAGCTGGTCATATtggctgcagacacacacacacacacacacacacacacacacgcacacacagatgtatATGGTTAGCAGGCCGAAGCTGGTTTGAGTTAGCGTGGAGCCAGTCACACTGTGTGAGAGCCTTACCCCCTGCCTGCTACTGCCACCCTCCAcagtctctctccttctttctgtctctctgttgctctctttcttttactGCACACAGTATGTGTGACAGTCAGCCGCTGCTCGCCGGGGCCGCACTTTACCGTCCGACTTCCCTATTCCCtgtgacacacacgcacacacacgcacacacacgcacacacacacacacacacacacacacaaacaaacacactcacacacacacagatatacacagtTGATCTGCGTGGCCCCGTGTCTCCTGATTAGCCCCCTTCATGAAAAACAAGCCATCAGAGCAGAGGGGAGATGAGCacggaagaaggaggaggaggagcaggagggacGGATGGGagatgtgaggaggaggagaggagcagaggtgTAGTAGGGGAGCAGGGGGTGAGGTGAGGAGGCTGGGACCCCTGGGGACCCCTAGATCACAGCCATGCTAATGAGGAGCTGCTTTGCCAGCAGCAGAGGTGTCAGCTAACCCCTGACAGGTGCACACACTCGTACTCCCAGGGCTTGTGCTGGCACGTGCACGTgtatgtttgcgtgtgtgtgtgtgtgtgtgtgtgtgtgtgtgtgtgtgtgcgcagagAGGGTAGAGCATGGGAGGGGCTGCAGGGCCAGGTTTGCGTCCCAGTGGCCTAGCCTGCGGGCGGCTTTGTTCTGTATGCAAATCTGTCGCTGTGACGTTCTGTCGCCCTTGATGGAATGTTGGAGCAGTACAGCGAACCTGAACCCCAGGAATGCTGCAGtacacacatacgcacgcacacaaacacaaacacacacacacacacacacacacacacacacacacacacacacacacacacacaatgcttaCTGTAACACCTTTCCCACTCACCTCCTTGTTAACCAGAACCTGCATTGTCTCAAATCAACGTTATTTTACACACTCCCTGGATGTAATATTTTTCATGCTGTCTAGTGCAGAAAAGTCTATGTCAGCTGAATCTGGTGCAGAGAAGTTGGTTGGCTAGTGTTGCTACTTAATGCCACTTATTTTCAATTGTGATTTTTCTCCCCGAGCTTTGTGAGAGTTAATTTGGCATCAGTGGGCATTCATTACTATCCACACACTGCTCACTGTCAGCTGAGAAGCTCCAGTTTGCCCATTTTGTCAAAAGCTGAGCTTGTGGATTCTTGTTATTCTTCTGTGGTCTTATTATAAGTCCCTTTGGATTAGAGCATCTGATAAAGACCCAAGATGTAAGTGTAATGTAAATGGAGGGAGCTCATGCttcaaaatataaatcaaactCTGGCTGGAGTGATGGCATATGTGAATTCCTCAATTAAACACAAATCCACATGTCTACACCATACGGCTGGTGTCTACTTCAAGCCCGCCAAGCTCACACCAACTTTTCTGCAATGGCCATATGCGAACAGTCAATACCATGGCTCCCCTTCATTCACTGGCATtttgtttgtactttttaaGGCAAAATAATGGCTATAAAAGGCAATCTGGAAAGAATAAAATCTGATGTAAAGCTCAGATCTTAGTCCCTGAAGACTGGGTTAATTGGCCCGGTGGTTTAGTAAAAAAACCAACccaggagagaaggagagcatTATTACTGGCCCACCTCAGCTCCATGCATGTGCCAATGTTTTAATAACTTCCTCCAGGCCTCCTGGCCCTTAGCCCTTGTTTTGTTGCACAGGACAAGGAGCTGCCCTCTTAAGCTGGTCTCAGGCCTGTATTGTGTTCCTCTGTTTCATGGGAAAGTCTGTCTGCATGGACATCTGGGCAGAGCAATGTTTGACAGTCTTTTTAAGGGGAATGTCATCATCGTTATTCCAGCaaaacgacaaaaaaaaaagaagaggaaaaaagaagaggaaaaaagttaAGTGTATATTACAGTACTGTATCACTGAATCTTGCTGTGGCTCCAACTCATCTAATCTCTTATCTCAGCCACATTCATTgaacactgtgtgtgttactatgtgtgtggGTTAGTGTGCATATGGTGTGTCAGAGTAAATTGGGCGATTAGGTCCAGCATCAGTGACTGCGTGGAGAGAAGAATGTAACTCTTCTAACTGGTAGTTGACCTTGGTGGTCAGCAGTGGAGGGGTCCCTGCCTGCGTGTCAGGCAGACGACTGTAATTACCACAAACTGAAGCATGACACGGCCCACCGTGATTCTTTAATGAAGGCTTTTATTGGCTGGAGCACCGAGCAGCGACAACATTCACACTctctcagcatgtgtgtgtgtgagtgtgtgagagagagaaagaggaaagaatagAGTGAGGatgcctgcaacacacacaatgtGTGTCTATCTTTGCGCATCTATGTGTGATATAATCAGGAAATGTATCAAGTCACTGTCTGTGATGTTACTATTAGGTATCTAAAGGGAGGTGTTCTGCTTGCATATTTGAGTTTACCACTTACTTCTATTCTCTGTCGGTTAGAACCGGAAAGATGACAAGAAACTGGTTTGAGCTGCGGTGCATTTGATAGTTGCATGTGATAACCTGAAAAAACTGTCAATCTATCAAAAACATCCCCAGACATATAATATACCATATTATTTAGGCTTTGATATTCTCTTAATGGATTGCTTAATTTCGTAACTGTTGCCAATATGCACTTTAGAAGAAGTGAAACAAGTTTTTGATACACTACCGTCTCATGTAACTGTCAGTGTGCAGCATATGGCACTTCCGTATTGGGCACATCCGGCAGCTCGCTGTATTTTTGTATATGTCGACTGCATCTATCTAGATATTTGTTCTTTGATTCTTTTATTTGCTATCAaagtttcttttcctctctctgtttttttcctctccccctGATTGCTTGTTTGGGAAGTTGATGAAATTTGTCTTTGGCCGTCATTAGGCAGCAGCCATCAGCTGCCACTCTATTAGCTGCCACGCTTCCTTTAACAGCATATGGCACGGCTGTGTAAGATATGACAAGATGCAAATTTGTTGCTGTTGTGGTGGTGGGGTGGAAGGTTGCGGGGGTGGTGGTATTTGATTGGGTAGCTTGTATTGATGAGGCCATGTGTGAGGACTCAAATGtagataaatgaaaaaaacaacaatcacaATTTGACAAATCGAAAGAGATCATCAATCCCTCTCCCAATCTTACATCTTCATTTTATATTGATCCTTGTGTGTTGATGAGATTATACAGCTCCCAAGTCTATAGACCCCTCTCAGTCCCTGGGGGCATGTAAatagcctctgtgtgtgtcagtgtgtatgtgtgtgtgatcccaAGCACGTCTGGCCCTTAAAGTCCCTCCACCTCTCTTCTtaccccctctcctcctcctcttcccttccctctctcactctcttctccCCATCCAAGCTGTTAAGCTGTCCAGCTCTCTGCTGCCAAGCGGCCGTGTGAAGCCTAGCCAAACTAAACACGGGCAGGCAGCCCGCCACTTGCcccacacgtgcacacacatgcacaggcatacacatacatgcacaaaaATATGTTCACATACATGTTCATATGCACACTCATTTACGCATGTTAGTAGCAGGAGTCAGGTTATGTACCACACCACACAAATAGTGAGAGTGACGGCTACACCAGAGCCCCACTAAtagcagagaaaaacagacagaatcAGTAAATGAGCCCCTCATTAACTTTTTCTGACCCCATCTCCCCTGGGGAAAGCCAAACCAATCACATCGCCAAATCAGCTTCCTGTACTAGACACTGATCCAACATCAGCTTTCGCTCATCTGCTCTGCACGGTACaagtgcgtgtatgtgtgtcaatttgtgaatgtgtggagGTGTGCtgtgagaaaggagagaggcagactaagaaagtaaaaataaaatattgttgcGCATATatctgtgtctgcatgtgtgttttacatTCCATGACAATGGGTGGCTTTGAGGCAGTCAGCCATCTGAAGGGCTCTTTTCTTGATCACATAAGACTTTGGGCAAGAGCAACTTCTTGGTCTTTGTTTTCCCCCTCTGGGCTCCAAGCTCTGGGACCACCATACCAACTTGACTCTGCTTGCGGTAGCCGCTGATGATAAAGTAGATGCAGATGCCTTGCAAGCAAACACAAGACTGTGGAAATGCCTCTTCACTGCTAGCCTGTGTTGAATTAGATGAATCCCAACCAAGGCCCTTTTTATGAGTCACACACTGGCTGACATGGCTGTGCCACAGTGACTGATAGATTCATTTGGCATTATTAAGTCATGCCATTTAAAGGGGCAATTTGTCAGTGACtgacatgcagtgtgtgtgtgtgtgtgtttgtgtgtgtgtgtgtgtgtgtgtgtgtgtgtgtatgtatgcagcCACAACATATCACTTTACTGTACTTGTGAATATTCAGTGACGTAAAGCTTTATTTAATGTGGATGCTGTGTTAAGACTGGAAGGGTCTTTGTTGTTTATACATTGTCCCCATCACCTCTCCTTTTGTATGCCttttctgcctttctctctAATGCCACAtcacaccctccctccctctgtcctcctgcTCCCATATTTCCTTTTCCCCCCATTGGTGTGCTTCTTTTTCATGGCTGCCTCTCCTGTCTCCATATGGAAATGACAGAATAGACGAGATGGATCTGTACATTAAAGCCTAGCTGACATTAGAATTAGCATAATGTGTTGTGGCCTTAGGGCAGTACCTGCCATCTgcattagcacacacacacacacacacacacacacacacacacacacactcatgcaaaatttcatacacacacagacaacgcCCATGAAAGACCCTCATACACAGACActaatacaaaataatgtaaatatgttttgggTGTAATTAAATTTCCTAAACTTGAACATACAAAGTCTGTAAGTAAAATGTTAgtttgaaattattttaaaatgttttgttcttcatttttaagttttatttgtttttaaatgttttatttggtttttaCAATAGTCGTTTGAATCCATGAACATTACACTGACTGACCGCAATAATAAAAACTGGAGGGCTCAATTTTCACtggactaaatttttttttttttgtcttggcCCACAGATAAAGATGAGCCATCCAGCTACATCTGCACCAGCTGTAAGCAGACCTTCACCAGCGCCTGGTTCCTGCTTCAGCACGCCCAGCACATTCATGGTATCCGCATCTACCTGGACAACCACCTGACTAACTGCTCCCTCACTCCCCGCATGGCTCTGCCTCCACCCCCAAGTGCTGATGCCCTTCCTCGCTCCCCTCTTCCCACTTTCCTCGGTGACGCCAACAACCCATTCCACCTCCTCCGCATGGCTGCGCCCCTGCTCAGGGAACATCCCCCTCCCCCGGGGTTTATGGAGACCCGGTTGCCTGCAACGCCACCCTTTGTCagccctccgcctcctcctcgaCCCCCTCTAGAGCGCCTGGGCCCAGAGGAGATGGGGCTGCTGTCCCAGCACCCCAGTGCCTTTGAGAGGGTGATGCGGATGACCCCCATGGAGCCTCCTTCCATGGACTTTTCTCGACGTCTGAGGGAATTGGCCGGCAACACGACCAATAATGGGGGAcccactcctcctctttcaccaaACCGCGTGCCACCCATGCACCGCCTGCTAAGTCCCACACTTTTCCAGCCTGGCTCCAAGCCCCCAGCCTTTCTCACATATGCCCCACAGCCACCCACCTCACAGGGGGCACATGGTTCCTCTAGCCCTCCTGAATCCCAGGGTCAGAATCAGGCCCCAGGGAAATCCAAATCTTGTGAGTTCTGTGGCAAGATATTCAAGTTTCAGAGCAACCTGATTGTCCACAGGCGCAGTCACACAGGAGAGAGGCCGTACAAGTGTCATCTATGTGATCATGCTTGTTCCCAAGCAAGCAAGCTTAAAAGGCACATGAAGACACATATGCACAACAAGTCTGGGTCCATGGGTGGCTCCCCAGAACAGGgaaacagaggagaaggaggagagggtgaAGACAAGAATAGGGAAGGAGATTCAAGAGGTATGGGGATGgacaatgaggaggaggaggaggaagaggaggaagaggaagaggaggaagaagaggaggaggaggagttgagGAATGGAAGTCGGCCAGATTCCAACATCAGTGACGACTCCCAGGAGTTCAGCCAGAATAGGGAGAATGGCCCCAGACAGTCTCCTGAGGAGAAGCCCCTGAGTGGGAATAGAGTAAATGACAGTGGCGGGGTGAGCATCATGCACCCATACAACCATCTGGACAATCACCTTAGACTTAACCCTAACAAGAGAAGCCTGGAGAGACAACCTAACGGAGAGggtggagagagggatgaagcagaaagagagaatgacagGCAACAGGAGAGACAgcgggaggagcaggaggaccAGAGGCCCATGTTGAATGGCAGGATCAGCGTATCTGAAGCAGAATCCTTTCCTGGGCTGTTCCAACGTCGGCCCACCCCCATCACTAGCCCGAGCCCCTCCAACAACAAGAGGATCAAGATAGAGAAGGAACAGCTGGAACTTCCACCAACCATACCCCTTATCTCCCCGGAGAACGTCTACTCTCAGCTCCTGGCTGGCTACGCTGCTTCACGCCACTTCATCAGAGAACCCTTCCTAGGATTCACTGATTCCCGCCAGTCCCCCTTCGCTACCTCCTCTGAGCACTCCTCCTCTGAGACGGGTAGCCTCAGATTCTCGACTCCGCCTGGGGAGAtgatagaaggagggagtgcATCAGGCCGCAGTGGCAGCAGCACCCCTCACCTCCTGCGGGGGCCGGGACCTGGCCGGCCCCCAAGCTccaaggacaggaggaatgacacCTGTGAATACTGTGGCAAGGTGTTCAAGAACTGCAGCAACCTGACGGTGCACCGACGTAGCCACACGGGGGAACGGCCCTACAAGTGTGACCTGTGCAGCTATGCCTGCGCCCAGAGCTCCAAGCTGACACGCCACATGAAGACCCACGGGCAGTTTGGGAAGGAGGTGTACCGCTGCGACATCTGCCACATGCCCTTCAGTGTCTACAGCACGCTGgagaaacacatgaagaagTGGCATGGTGAACATTTGATGGCCAGTGAGGTCAAACTGGAGCACACAGAGGACAGAGGTTAAGCCAGCAACCATTAGTTATACAGCCTACAGTGCACCCAAGCAAAcaccctcatacacacacaagcacatacaaatgcacacacaaattCTTGATGACCACTTCTTCAGCTATGGGGCTTGGCTGGATAAtctttctcttaaaaaaaaaattgagactGATCGATgttaatctttttttgttttgtttttttgttttttggtttgtcaCAGAAACTGCCACCTGAGAATATAAACAAAGGGAAACTTTAATGAGAACTTGTCTGGAATGCCCAACTTGGTGTTTCTTGGCAAAACTGAGGATTTTATCAGTTAGGAATCCATGGAGCCTTTCTACTGTGCAAtaatttctgtatttattggATTTTTGTAATGATATTTGGCATGTGCAGGTGCATCTTTGTGGGATTTCATATGGAGTTAGTTTTGAAATGTgctaaaaactttttttttttctaaaatgcgATAACTGGAAAGAAGTCACCCTTAAtacaaatttgtttttttcctgtaagGAAGCTTATTATCATGTGAGATTAAAATCGTGTGAAGCAGTTAGCTTTTAAAAGTAACGATAATTGTTTTGTATATTAACTGCAGCAGCGGACTACAATCCATTCCCTCATACAGGCCTAAAGCACTGAATGTCAGTTTGACAATAAAACACCGTGCTGGattttaaaaatccaatattATCTTATAGACCTGATAGTTACTTTTAATTTGTTCAGGGAATTCGTCCTTTTAAATATTGGCATGTGGATAATTTCAAAAGGCAGTTACTGCATTGCTGTCCTTCAGTCAGGACATAAATAAAGGTTGCACTTATTGGAGGTAGCCTACCCTTAACTGATTCTCAGTACATTCCCGATGTAGGATTAAACCCCCATATTTAATATGTTGAATAAGTTAAGACTACTTGTGATTAATGTGAGAAGGAGAACAGTCCTGTTTATGGTTtgtaaatatattcttttttttatatgtgttaAAGTAGCCCCGACTGTACGTGAAAGATGGCCTAAAACTAAACAATCAAAAGACCAGCTGCTTGCATCATCCACAGTATATGCTACAGTAAATGTAACTACCATACATTATTGCTTTATCAGACCCACTTGATTATCACCCCCACTCCCCCACTCCATGTGTGCTTACTCAAAGACAATTTGTTAAACTAAAGCTACTTCAACAATTGTAACACTTTCTGAACCAATCTTTATCTTCCTCTCATGTCTGGCATGGCAGCTCTCTCTGACCCAGGTTAACATGCCGTGCCCCCTAAGGAGCCACAAAATGGTATCAAATGAAAGTCATTTCAATATGTGTTAGCGTGTGTGTTCTTCCCTCCGCAGTGTGCTCTAAGCCTCTCTCCGACGGCGTCTTTTCACAGTTCACTAGCTCAGATTCATGCATTAGAGCGGCTTTTAAAAGGAAGCCTGTTCATTCGCTTCACAAAGTGATATGGGTTTAACTCCCAGTAACAGATTTTGAGACAGTGTGCATGTTCGTGACTTTTGGGGATTACGGCTTTTATTTTCTGCATCGTTCATCCTGAAATGAATctggaataataataaaaaaaagctatatGAGTTATGATAATTTTGAGCACAGCTGCACTGGGGGACGGCCGGGCGACCTTGAGTAGGGGCTATTCTTATAGTAAAAATGAAAGAGTCGAGCTGAGAAATGAAGAAGTGTGAGAAAgaaatagagggagagagagcaagacCTTGACCAGGGAGAAGAGTCATTCAAATGAAATTGGAAGCatatgaaatgtgtttctttttttttctttttttgtgcccAAATGCACATCTACTGGCCACATCTTCTAACAGATCATCAGAGTGAGGCAGAGCAAGCGTGAGAGGGATGGAGACAGCAAAGCCACATGAAAGGAGATTGAGACTACATCTTTCATTTCAGTACCGCAATCATCAAAATCATCTTCACTTGAAACTTTGACCTGCTTGTTTGGCCTATATTGTCAGATTTTACCTGCaccattttgtttttataagaAAAGAATATACTGTACCTTCAATGCAAATTCCTTTCTTTGTGATTTTATACAGGAAATTATGTTGAGGTCAACAGCTCTCCATATGCTATTCAGATGCAGCCTAGTTCAATATATTTTACTCAATTTCAAAGCAGTATCATAGCAGTTTGTGAAATAGTCACAACATGTAATTTATAGAAGTTTCCAATTTTTCATGATACTCAGCACTACtttcaaactaatgtatttCAATTGGAAACAACCTATGTTTTATGCCTGcaccagattttttttctgtcagtggaGACTGTAGCACTGTTTGTAGCAAGTACTCCAGAGCAACCTATAGCAGCGTTTTTTAATATGGCGCCTCTATCATTGTCAGTAGACAATATAATTTGTttgtgctttccaaaactgttacaaattACTGTTAATCAGTAATTATGCTTTATGGTATGTCAACGCTGTGGGTAAAGTCTGTTTGGGTTTAGGCAcgaaaaccacttggttagggttaggggaagTTCATAGTTTGAGCTAAAATGGCCGTTTGAAACATGGTGTAGATTGATGTTACTTCATTTAAGGTTAAgtaacctttgttgtcatggcaacagtaatcACCAAGACGGTCGTAGTTACGTTTCTTAAAAAACTGTGCTGACCTATAGTCGGAAACATGACACTCTCTCTCAGCAAAGTCCACTTTTTGCAAGTTGGGATCTATCTATCCGCATCTGCCCAATGTGGAAATTTGTCACCTGTCATCTGAAGTGCGCCACTTGACAGCTTCTTTGAAAGTCGTGCTGAgtttcatgaataaaaatggCAAATTCATGTCCATGTACACAAATCTGTAGATTAAATTTTGTGACTATTTTATGAACTGCCATGATACTGGGCTGCAACCCGAAAAGTAAGATTGGTTGACAAGCTATGTTCAGCTTGCTTGCACATGTTGATGCATGAGTGCAACATCAAGATCCTGTTATATACGCACAGTGTATTCATTTCAGGAGAACTCAGTTCAGATTAAGGCCAAAGTGAGCCATGCAACTATGAAATATATCACATTCAAATGATGAACAGTGAAACCCTGAGATCCAAATCACACATGGACATTCAGTCTTACAATATGTTTACAGTGTTGAAGTATGCCATAAATGAAAAACTCTGTGtaagtgtttaaaaatgataataaagtatTGTTTTCGCAAATGTTTTTGAATGCCATAGCAGTTTTGTATGATTATCCTGGTGGAGGGGTTTTATCTTCATGAATATGTTTCTGTATGATTACTTGTTCACTGTATGGgaagagatttttttaaatgtaatattacagAATCATGCCAGGTTATTATTTTTTCTAACAAGAGTGGTGCCATTATTGAGTATCTGTCTAttcttttttgtgttatattttattatttttttaattgtttgaatGTCGTTCCTGTTGTTGGTTTGGTTAAGCTATCCTTAAGTGGATGtaaaacaaaatgagaaaaaaaaaatttgaagAATGAAATGAGAAGAACCTTCGGCAGGGGAATACATTGGTCTGTGTGGGAATGCTTTTCCAAATCAATTCTATGAGACATTCATGGACATCAtgctttttgctgttttttcctCATGGTTGGTTGAAGGTCTTGTGATGGCACTTACAACTgtaattttaaaatacattttcatatttcacttttCACAACTTTCACTTTCGCTCTTTGTACAAAACAGTTTCCTTGTTCTTTTTGGGGGGAGTGCATCATTgtgaaaaaaagtgatttcagaACAGTACACATCTGCTGTTTTGAGcatatatgtatttttgtaatGTGTTGAAAAATCAATACAAGAAAGCCAACACTTCAATAAATGTTGCAATTGCTCTATGATTGAAGCAACCTTTCATTATGGTTATTTCATCCTCTTCGCTGCACCACAAATAACAATTATACACATGTCTTACACACTATGCATATTACTCATTAGTAGTTTTAGTGAAAAGCAATAATCCTAATTTAAGCCTAGTGTTGCTATTGCACCGCAAGTTACCacatctgtaaaaaaaagaaaaaaaagaatgaaagaaagaaagaaaagaaagaggaagacaggcaagaaaaaaaaaatattttagccAATATGTTCTGGAAACAAAGTATACAGCTGCATCCCACACAAATGATTAATGTATTTCTAAGCTATCAATAAAGTTACATACAAACCACCAGAAACTGCTGCTAATAATTTTGTATGACCTCTAATCTGATGTTGGCTTCAGGGCCTGAAACCTAATATTTCATACAAATTGCAATGAACAGAGGCTAACCCATGATAAAAAGGCATGCTTTGTGCAAAAATCATTCAAAGCATAAAACATATATGTTCCTATTTTCctattaattaaatgttaaaacattgtttgttttagCTTCTTGGATTAGCAGAAAGAAAGTTGGAAAATACATGTTAACTCATTTAGAACAATACAAGGATTTACCCTGcatccatgtttgtttgtttttttaagtttataatACTGGAAAACAAAATATGTCAAGATACTACATATGCACTACTGCTGTGtcatgttgtcattttctcagatgtttgtttatttgggtATTGAAGGcaatacgttttttttttctgccttacccatttaattttaatatttttctgctGGTGTTACATTACAATAAGAGTACAGTTTTaccatattatatttaaaatattgtatttttaatgctgatttaatCAGAAgccatattttcatatttttcatagaATATACACCAGATAACATGATACAAgcaaacacatcaaacaatTAAAGTTGCTTCTCTTTagtttttaagatgttttttttttcatctttgtctGTATTGGTCAGTGGGCAGTAAAGATgcagaaaggaaacaaggaaagagagagatgggttGCTGTTTTGTGACACGTGCAGCAACCATTTGGCTACTGGAACACTTCCCTTCTTGGTTTTATTCAATCATAAGAGGGAACGCAAGCTGCACTGGAAGTTGGCTCTAATGTCTAAAGGTGTCTGAGttgatgtttttatggttaaaattGAAGAAATACCTATCATACTGTCACTAAGGAATCTTTTTTGCTTGCAGATATTTG
This genomic interval from Scomber japonicus isolate fScoJap1 chromosome 17, fScoJap1.pri, whole genome shotgun sequence contains the following:
- the bcl11bb gene encoding B-cell lymphoma/leukemia 11B: MSRRKQVNPQHLSLTHRETIGLQAEANHDSGAGSPSPEPSTPSPRRTGPGEHDLLTCGQCQTNFPLGDILVFIEHKRRLCRGPANGRGSFSKPGEPGGAPGLVFSPRARSLELGRGPIPVEVGIQVTPGGEDDVHRRLTPAKGICPKQERGDKDEPSSYICTSCKQTFTSAWFLLQHAQHIHGIRIYLDNHLTNCSLTPRMALPPPPSADALPRSPLPTFLGDANNPFHLLRMAAPLLREHPPPPGFMETRLPATPPFVSPPPPPRPPLERLGPEEMGLLSQHPSAFERVMRMTPMEPPSMDFSRRLRELAGNTTNNGGPTPPLSPNRVPPMHRLLSPTLFQPGSKPPAFLTYAPQPPTSQGAHGSSSPPESQGQNQAPGKSKSCEFCGKIFKFQSNLIVHRRSHTGERPYKCHLCDHACSQASKLKRHMKTHMHNKSGSMGGSPEQGNRGEGGEGEDKNREGDSRGMGMDNEEEEEEEEEEEEEEEEEEEELRNGSRPDSNISDDSQEFSQNRENGPRQSPEEKPLSGNRVNDSGGVSIMHPYNHLDNHLRLNPNKRSLERQPNGEGGERDEAERENDRQQERQREEQEDQRPMLNGRISVSEAESFPGLFQRRPTPITSPSPSNNKRIKIEKEQLELPPTIPLISPENVYSQLLAGYAASRHFIREPFLGFTDSRQSPFATSSEHSSSETGSLRFSTPPGEMIEGGSASGRSGSSTPHLLRGPGPGRPPSSKDRRNDTCEYCGKVFKNCSNLTVHRRSHTGERPYKCDLCSYACAQSSKLTRHMKTHGQFGKEVYRCDICHMPFSVYSTLEKHMKKWHGEHLMASEVKLEHTEDRG